A stretch of DNA from Halobacillus litoralis:
TGAAGATGGTGAAGAACAATTTAATCGTATCGTAACGCTTCGGTTGGAAGATCGTGTATGGAGAGAAGAGGATCTGCTTCTTGATCAAATCCCCAGCGGTACTTACCATCATGGAGGAAGACTAAAAATCGGTCCTGATGAAAAACTCTACGCTACGGCTGGGGATGCTTCTGATCCTGAAATAGCACAAGACCTGGATTCATTAGGTGGAAAGATTTTAAGAATGAACGTAGATGGATCGATCCCGGATGATAATCCATTTGAGGATTCCTACGTTTATAGCTTTGGACATCGCAACCCTCAAGGGATGACTTGGTTGTCGGATGGTACGATGTATGCAAGTGAACATGGGGATAATGCAAACGATGAGATTAATTTAATTGAAGCTGGTCAAAATTACGGTTGGCCGGTTATAGAAGGATCTGAAGAACAAGATGGAATGGTTTCTCCTCTATTCACTTCTGGAGATAAATCCATCTGGGCACCCTCTGGAATGGACAATTATGAAGGTGAGCTTTTTGTTGCAGCATTAAGAGGATCTGCCGTTTTAGAATTCGACCTTGAAACAGGTGAATACCGTGAAGTGATCACTGGTCTTGGAAGGATTCGGGATGTACAGATTAAGGATAATAATCTTTATTTCATTAGTAATAATACAGATGGTCGTGGAAACCCACAGGACAATGATGACAAGCTATATAGAATTTCACTCTCAGATCTGGATTAACTAATGAAGAGTACCCGGTCAAAACCCGGTCCATACGAAAGAGCGCTTCAATCACGGAGCGCTCTTTGTTATTCATCTTTTCTGTATTTCTGTGCATGACCCCCCACTGTGATAAAGTGTTAACGTGGTGGGGGTCAGGCACTTTCACACTATTGAATCAGTCTGGATTGTTTTTTAGCTGATGAGCATGTAAACGAGGCAAGATTTTCATCCATAACCTCAAAGCTTCTTCATGAGCATGACATCTTCGGATATCTTTTCAAAGCCTGCTTCTTTCCGCGCATTGTCTGGTAAGGAACTCTCATGTATGCCTACTACCTCTGCACCCAGCTCTCGAAGTTTTTCCACTGTTGATTGGAGACAGGCGATGAAATCCTCTTCTTCATTTACACCAGAAGCGATTATTTCAGCGTATTTATTATCTTCACGGAATGTGACACCAAAATATCCCGATAGTTCTTCATCTTCATAACATGCCACGGAAAAATCAAAATCTACGGATTGATAATACTCCTGAAGCATAGCTAATTCTTCTTGTTGATAAGTTTGGTTTTTTACCGCTGCTTGTAAAAATGAGTCAAAATGAAATTCATTTTCCACTTTGACCTCTTTAGGTAAGGTTTGAAGTGTAAGCCATTTCTTAACATCCAATCCATAAATGGGTGACCGCCCAGTGATTTCGAAACCTTTACCTACAAAGAAATCAATCTGATCCTTCCACTGCGAACGGAAGCGCTGTGCAAACATCTTACCCCCATATTCATTGCTGGCAAATGTATAAATTTTATCAAACATTTCATCTTGAATATCCCCTTGATACCCATCTAGCACCCATGGATATCCCAGGGGAAATGAACTCATCACTTCCTGAAAATCCCATATGCCCCACCAGCTCTTCTCCGTCAAATACGAAACATCTTGACCTTGGATCAAATGCCGGCTGCTCATGAAAAATCAGTGGTGACCTTGTCGGCTTCCAGGCCCAGGGCAGATCTCTTGTCACTTTCCTCCAAAAATCGTACTGAAGTTCCATATCCTCAGGTCCTTGGTAAAACCTCATCGTTACATTCATGTTTTTCCCCACCCTCATAAGTAAATCTCCTTTATTTATTCTATCATGGATCATCCGTACAGTACCCATATGGAAAAAAAGGTTAAGAAGACGGGTGACCAGATTGCAAATTTCAGGACGTTTACATAACCCGTATGAAAAAGGAAAGTATCGCATTTTAATTAATATACTGGAAGGAGATGTGATAAAAATCAGAGGAGGTTAGTTGTGGACGCATTCTTACTGATTTTAATGTCATTGGCTTTAGCAGGGCTGATCGTCTTTTTTGTTTTTGCCTTTGTAAAAGGAAAGGATCACAGGCGCGGGAACTTTCTAAAAGCAGGGGGGTGTCTTTATGCTTTTTTCGTCCTGGCTATAATTTTAGGATCTGAAGATGGTGCTTTATTAACTTTCTTAGTGATTTTAATAGGTACAGCTTTAGCAGGAATGGTGACCTTTTTCATATTAGCTTTCGTGAAAGGAAAGGGATACAGGCTGCGAAACTTCCTGATATCAGGGGGCTGCTTTTTCGCCTCACTCGCCTTTGCACTTATTGTGGGAACGATGAGCGAGGCTGGCAGGGGTACGGAAGAGGCTAAAGCTAATGCTCCTGTAGAAGAACAAGATGCCGAGGCGAAGGTGAAACAGAAAGAAGCGGAAGAGCGAGAGGATAGAGATCAAGTAGAGAAAGAGCAGGAAGAACGAGAAGCTAAAGAAAAAGCACAAAAAGAGCAGGAAGCCAAAGAGGCTGAGGAACTGGCGAAGAAAGAAGCAGAAGAGAAAGCCAAGAAAGAAGAAGAGGAGCGTAAGGCTAAAGAAGAAGCAGAACGTAAAGCTAAAAAAAACAGCGTAACGGTTTCTCAGGAGCAGGCGGCTGCTATGGCACAGCAATATCTTAATTTCACGGCATTCTCTAAATCAGGGTTGATCGATCAATTGAAGTTTGAGGGATTCAGCGCTGAGGATGCTACTTATGGTGTGGAAAATATTTCGGTGGATTGGCAGGAACAGGCGGTGATCAAAGCCGAGGAATATCTTGATTTTATGGCGTTCTCAAGACAGGGTTTGATCGATCAATTGATTTTTGAAGGGTTCAGTCAAGAACATGCAGCGTACGCAGCCAGTCAAGTGGGTTTGTAATAGCAGGAGGCAGCAGATCAGGTGAAATTACAAATTTACAGGTAAGAAATTGAAGGATTTACTTAAATGGAAGTGCCTGAACCCTACTACGCTAAAGTTTTAACGTGGCGGGGGTCAGACACTTTATTTAATGAGTAGTACCTATAAACAATAAAAAGAGGTCTCATTATATTAATCAAGGGGACCTCTTTAGTATATGGACGATTAGTTTAATCACGTATTGAAGGAACCTCTTCTTCAGAGCTTTCTCGAAGACCTTTCCTTCGAAGCTTGTTGTTAGTTCTTATTCCTTTCCTGCCCACAATATCAACTAGTATTATGGAATCATTACCTTCTTCGTTTTTATCTATCGTAAAGATAAAACGATGCCCTCTATGCCTAAACACATATACATCTTCTTCATTTTGCACTTTACTAATAAGTTTTTTGAGTTCTAATGGAGGTTTTGACCTATCAAAACTCTCTACTAAACCAAGATTGTTAATAAAGGCGTTACTAGCAAATTGAAAAAAATTAAAGGCTTTTTTAAAAGTGTAACTTTTAACTAAGGCCTTTATTTTGTTCTTCGCTAGATCTGTCATTAGAAGCTGTTGAGCCATGTCCATACACTCCATTCGCGTATTTATTAGCCTCTTCCAAAGCATCTAAGTTACCTTTCCTTGCCTGTTCTTTTGCATATCGGGTTAGACCTTTATGCTGACCTTTGAAATAAGATCTCAATAGGACTCTATCATCCGACTTCTTTAAATTTTCGTTATTATCCATATCCCGCTTAATCATAGGAATACTATAACACAATAATAAAAACAACAAGACTAAAGACCACCAAAATAAAGGTATACTGGGCAAGGAACTATACATCAATTCTCCATCAACAGTAATTTCTGCAACTAGAGCACCGCAAATAAATGAGGGACCAAACATGGAAATTATTAAGAACAAACTTCTCCCCACGGGGCTGAAAAGGTAATAGCTCATAATATCTTGTCCTTTTTCCTTTTTTTTCATAATACCATATTATGAAGCAATCTAGGGATAAATTTCTAATGTACCTAAAAGTTTTCCTGCCGAATTAGTACCTAAGGATAGAGGGAACTTTTTCAGAGGTCTTACAGGGCTAAAAAGTCTTCTTCGAAAAATGCGTTATTTTTTTGGACGAGAGTAAAAAACCAAAGAGGAAGCAAGAAACTAGAAAAAGAATATATTTATTTAACAAGTTATGACTAACAACAATTAGCTACGGAAAGGCGGTAACACAGTGATGAATAGCGAAATTAACGCAGTTCGAAGCAAACTAGCAGAAACGATCACGCAGCGGAATTTGTCCAACAGTAATGCTGTAAAATTTAACAGCATTACTGTTGGGAAGTGCCTGACCCCCACTGCGGTAAAGTGTAAACGTGATGGGGGGTCAGGCACTTTTTTCCTTATGGTGTAGAAATATTTCGGTGGACATAAAATTGTGAAAATTACCTGTCTTAACTTGTAGTATTGCACAATGCATTGGTATAATTTGGTTGTGTTACTTTGTTGAATTTGTCGTAGTTCGGGAGGAGAGTCTTATGTCCGAGGCATCAGAAAGAGATGGTGGATACTATGCGGTTAAAGGATTTATCTATCAGTTTGACTTAACAATATTAGAAATACTAGATAATCCGACCTCAAAAGTTATGTTTGAGTTTCAGCAGGATATAAATTATGAACAATACGTAATACAGGTGAAGCATAAAGAAACTCAGACCTTTAAGAATAGCTTAATAAAAAAGCCAGTTATTCAACTATTGGAAGAGTTCAAATTAGATAGAAGTAAAACGTTCGCTTTATATGGATATTTCAAAGATAAAGAAATAGGCGAGAAGGTATATAATTTAGAAGAATTTAATAAATTGCTGGGGAATAAGCAAAATGAGTATGAGGAAGATTTGAAAAAAGAATTTGTGAAAAAATTCAAGGTTGTCTTTAAAGAAGATTATACTAGTCAGTTCGAGACAGTTATAAACAAAATCAAACAAGAATATGGCCTTAAAAGTAACGAGTTAGCAGTGATTTATCATATGATAATTCATTCTTCTCTCTTTAAATTAGCCATTAGAGAAAGAAAAGATAGATATATAGATAAATTGGAAGTAGATGAAATGTGTGCTAAAGCCACAGGTGTTGTTTTTCAGCACGCTTATAGAGAATATTTATCTGAAGGAAAGTATGAAAGAGAAATCAAAAAGCGTTATTTTTCACCCCGGGGACATAGTAGAAGACCGAGAGATAGGTTATTTATTGTAGATTGCGATAATGTTGCTTCCGCCAGTGATATCGCAAATATAATATATGAAATAATTCACAAGTATTATAAAAAACCTAAACCGCCTTATGTACTTCTTCGGAACATTTCCAATATAAAGCTAATTGAAGTGAAAAAAATGCTAATCAATGAACAATGGCCAATGTATTTCAATGATGGTTCATACTTTGATGGAGATGATATAAGTGTAGGGGCAATTGTTATGAGGGATAGCCGCTTTATTGACATTACATTCGTATTACTTTTAAAGGAAGAGAACCTTTCAGAGATAACTGCAGGAATTAATATGTCTGAGGTGTACGAATTCTTCATTAATAACCCTATTGTTCCAGAAGAAGTTAACTCCACGAGTATTCAAGTCAGCGAAACCAATCAGATTATTAGAATGATAAAATAAAAGATGGAAGGTGATTTTTTTGATAACACTCGATAATATAGCGAAAGTAGTATCTGTTCTGCCTAATAAAGTGAAGGTTCAAGTTCAAGATTTAGATAAATTCCACGAAGACAGCATGGAAAAAGTCTCTATAGGCTCTTATTTAAGAGTTTCAGACGAAAAAGATTGTTCTTTAATTGCAATGGTAGAAAATTTTACTATCGAAGAAAATAAAGATAATCCTGATGAACCTAAATACATAATAGAAGCTACACCAATGGGTTATTTAGACGTAGAAGGAGTTTTTCATCGCGGGAATTACAGCCTCACTATACCACCTACTGGAGTTGAGTTAGCAAAAAGAGACGAAATAAAACATATTTATGACACAGGTGAAGAAGAAGCCCGATTTTCTTTTGCGAAACTACAGCAAGATGAAATTACAACTGTACCTGTAGATGGAAATAAATTTTTTAATAAACACATCGCTGTTGTAGGTTCAACTGGTTCTGGTAAGTCACACACTGTAGCTAAAATACTTCAAGAAGCTATTAGTTCTAAAAATTCAGATTATGAAGGGCTTAACAATTCTCATATTGTAATATTTGATATTCATTCAGAATACAAATCTGCTTTTCCTGAGTCAAATTATGTCGACGTAGGAAATCTATTTTTGCCGTATTGGCTAATGAATGGAGAAGAGCTAGAAGAAATATTTGTAGAAACTGGGGATAATAATGCATATAATCAGATATCTTTATTGAGAGATATAATAACTAAAAACAAACAATATCACAACGATGATAATGAAAATATAACTTTTGATACACCAGTGCCCTTTTCTATGAAAGAGGTTGTAAGGTGCATAGTTAATTTAACAAATGAAACTGTAGATAATAATGATGCAACAAAAGTAACAATAATTGATGATGATGGGGAAGATAGTCACCTTGATAATGATAGCGAAAAATATAAACACTACTTTGAAAAGCAGATGGTTTTTCGTCCCCTTAAAAGAGGACAAGTTACCAGAGGCACTTACAATGATAGTGATAGAAAATTAGATAAGATGATATTTAGAATGAATGGGAAGATTAACGACAATAGATTGAATTTCTTATCTTTGGGCGACCAAGTCGATAATTATGACACTCCATTTGTTGATGTACTTGAAGATATTATAGGTTATAGTGAAACGAATAAATCAAATATTTCTATAATTGATATAAGCGGTGTTCCTTTTGAAGTATTAAATATAACTGTCTCTTTAGTATCTCGTCTACTTTTCGAATACGGTTATTACTTTAAAAAATACTATGAAGAAAAAACTGAAGGCAAAGAAATGCATGATGAAGACTATCTACCTTTAATGCTTGTTTATGAAGAGGCACATAAGTATGTTCCTAAAAGCTCAGAGGCGAAATATAAATCTTCGCGCATGTCTATAGAAAGGATTGCAAAGGAAGGGAGAAAATACGGAGTATCTGCTATGATTGTTAGTCAACGTCCCTCCGAAATATCAGAAACAATATTTTCTCAATGCAGCAATTTTGTAGCAATGAGATTAACAAACCCTGAAGACCAGAACTATATTAAAAGGCTTTTACCTGACAGTCTAGAGTCCCTTACCGCTTCTATTTCTACTTTGCAAAGTGGACAAGCAATTTTAACTGGTGAAGCAATAATAATGCCATCATTAGTTAAGATAGACCCTTGTTCACCTGCCCCGTCTTCGAGTGATATTAAATACCTAGAAGAATGGAAAAAACCTTGGATTGAAGCACAATTAGAAATAATTACGAAGCGATGGAATAATAGCTAGTTGAGCGTATTCCACCCCATATCCGAAAAAGGGACTCAAAATCGTGTGCCATCAAGGTTTCAGGAACTAATATAAGATTGTAAATACAATATAACCACATAAAAAAGAGCGCTTCAGTCACGAAGCGCTCTTTCTCTATAACTACTCGTCTGAGACAACCTCTGCCGCACATTCTCATTCAAAGCATCCATCTCCTCAATAAACTGCTCACTCGAAGCAATAATCCGCTCCGAAGACTGCTCCGTCGTTTTCAATGCATCAAATACGTTATCGAAAGACTCCTGAAGAGCTTCCATACTAATCGCAGGATTCTCCATCATCTCTGTCGTCTCTTCCGCATTCTCCTTCAGATTCATGGAGTTCGAAAGCAGCATCTCCTCGGTCGCTTTATTGACACCGTTCACCGTATCGATCACTTTCCGCTGATTGTTCAAAGCGAGCTGGATCGAAGCAGAGACAGTAATAATATTTTTCGTCAGTGTCACTGCATTACGAATCGATTCTTTCAGTTTTTCATTGTTTTTCTTGATGATATCCACGGAAGAAATGCTCTGATGCAGCACGCTCTTCATCTGCGTCATGTTTCTCGTACGTGTAATGATTTTCTCTTTTCCTTCGGTAAGCAGCGCCAAGTCGTATTCGCCGGTCGCTTCTTTTTCTTTCAAAAGCTCAAACAGCTTTTTCCCGAGATAGATCTGCTTGTCCAGATCATAGATGCGCTTCTGAGCATTTTCTTTGATCAGCTGTAATTCAACGCTGTCTTCTTCCAGACGGTCTTTCCCCGCCAGCAGGCTCCTAACAACCATATCGATCTTCGAGTCGACCGTTTCATATTTCTTCATGTAGCGGTCGATGGGCTGCTTTTTGCTTAGTTTATAAAAGAATTTCTGCACGCCGTTGCCTTCGGTTCGCTTCGGATCAAGGTCCGATACGATCGTTTCAAGTTCTCTCAGCGAATCGGGGATGTCGTTGTTGCCTTTGGTCATGAGGTCATTGACCGGTCGCTTCAACGTTTCCATCGTTTCGCCGGCGACGCGCTGTTCTTTTTCTCCGAGGTCTCCGAGTTCTCTCATCACGTCAGATAGGGAATCGTCCCTGGATGAATCGAACTTTCCTGCGTAGGCTTCGGCCTCTTCGTTCAGGCGGTCGATATCTTCTTGTTCAATAAGCGTCATCGCTTCTCTCAGATCCTGCTGGTTCATTTCCGCTTCTTTATCTTTATAGGGAGAATGTTTACTCATGTCCATACCTCCTGTATGTCATTCGTTGGTTTTAAGAAAAACAAAACGGCCGTTTACTTTCGTGAAAGGAAGTTTTCGTCTTCCTTATTATATTTGGAAGCAATGATTCCTTTGCTTCTGGCAAAGTTCTGCGTATAGCTTTCTTCTTCTTTTCGCTCCAGATTTTCAATGAACTTCTGCAGATCATACATCGTCTCCACCAGTTCATGTTTCCGGTTTTCCTTATTCTCATGTGACAATCGTTGGAACGATGCGATGAAGTCAGGGACGTCTTTGTCCATCATCGTCTCAAGGGCGTATTGTTCTTCGATGTCGAGTTCTTCCATTCGTCTGAACTGTTTCTCTGTCCGTTCCTTCAAAGATGACCACTCCTGTTGAAGGTCCGGATGGTTCTCGAGAAACGGGAAGTCCCAGTCTTCGAAGTTCGGTTCCTCAGGAGCTTCAAACATTGTACTCTCTCCGGATACTTCCATGTGCTCGACATAGGTATTCACATGTTTGAAAAGTACTTCTGAAAAATCTCTCATCGTGCCTCCGAGTCCTTTTTTTCTCGTGAATTCTTCTTTCAGAAAAGTAGGGAGGAAGGCTTTTTCTTCTTCGATCCATTCAAAGCGGCCCAGTAGCATTTTCGGCGGCTTGCCGTAAAACTCGAGGGTTCCCCTGAATGTGTTGGACTTCGGTATAACGGCGGAAAATAAGACACCGTTCCAAAACCCATCCATAATATATCTCTTCTTCATCTCTACCAGTTCTTCTATATCCAGATCGAAATAAACAGGGCGTTTCCCTTTGATCACCTGCTTCATATCTCTCATCGTTTGAAAATCGATGTAGCGTTGATATTCGGAGGTATGTGGCATGAATGTTCTTTCCAAGTTCTCAAGCATAAAAGAGTTGAGGTTTTCCATGCTTCGTCAGCCCCTTTTCCGTCTTTCCTTTTCCACGACTAAATGTATCTATGATACTTCAAGAATACCACAAAATGGGGTTTCAGACTAAGATTGGCCTACGTCACTTCCCAATGAGAAGGAGGAGGCGGAGTCATCGTCTGTGGAAAATCTATCTTCCATTTACTATGAATATACGTATATATGAGTTTAAATGTTTCACAATTTTACATATTACTCCTCAAAGTTCGAGTGGGAGTATTTATGCATATTTTTTCCTTTGTAGGGAATTGGTACCAAAAGAGAAGGACACTTGCTCTTGAAGAAAGAAGGAATATAAGGAGGAATTTCAAGGTGAAAAAGATTTTAATCGTAATAGCAACCATCCTATCCGTTTTATTCATTACCAGCGCCTGCTCAAATTCAAATCAAAGCTCTGGTGAACAAGGGGGAGATTCAAGTGAGGGAAACGAAGCCACAACCCCTTCAGATGAGAATCGTGAACGAGTACGGGAGTTTCTCGAACACGAATTTAACGGCCCGAGTGAAAAATCGGAAGAAATATATAGGGAGGGGACGACTGAAGAGCTCCGAAATTATATAGAGGAGACGTACAAACCTTACTTTAATGAAAAAGGATACGAAGACATAACACAATTACAAAAAGCTTCAATGTATATCAGTGAAGCAAGCAGGAGTGGTTATGAATTGAACGCAACAGACATTAACATTGATAAAGATGAAGAAAATAACGCTTACGCTTTTGAGGTAGATGTGGAATACAGCAAAAATGGCGAAACAAACGCTACAACGGTGAAAGGAAGAATCAACTTGGATGAGGATGGTAAATTTAGTTTCCTCAGATATTCAGATCGAGGCGGATTGCTTGAGAGTATGTGAGTTTCTTTAAGCATCATGTGTTGAAGTCCTACGAAAAATCAGGACCACGATACTAACCAAAGCTGTACATCTAAACATTTGGTTAAGTTTATTAAAATTTGAACTTTTGTCCAATGAATTATGATAGGTTGGTCATACAAGGACTCCTATTAAAATAGAAGCAGATAGAGTTTGGTACCACAAGTGGTTAACAGGAGGGGTTGAAGTGACGAGGGTTTTGCTTCATTTGGAAGGAGCATTCGTATTCCTGGCAAGTTTATATTTTTACCAGCAGAATGATTTCAGCTGGCTCGCCTTCGTGTTCCTTTTATTGATCTTCGACATTTCCATGCTCGGATACCTCGTCAATGAGAGAGTCGGGGCGGTTGTCTATAACCTTTCCCATAGTTATGTTCTTCCGTTATTGCTTATAGTAGCTGCTATAGCTGCCTCCCTAGACGGGCTCCAGATGATCAGCTTGATCTGGATCGCGCATAACGGGATGGACAGGATGTTCGGGTATGGGTTGAAATATCCGACCGGTTTTAAGGACACTCATCTTCAAAGAATCTAGGAGGGTAAATCAATGGTCGATGCTTTTCTCGTAAGATGTACGGAGAAGTTCTATGAAATTTTCGGTGAGAATATAACAGGCGTGTATCTGCATGGTTCGCTTGTCTTAGGTGGATTTGTGCCTGCGAAAAGTGATGTCGATTTGATTGTCGTGACGGAAAAACCGATGTCCCGTATGGATGCCGTTCAGCTGACAGATTTTCTGCTAGAACAGTCGAGCTCTCCTTATCCGATTGAAATCTCTGTATTGAACCGCAACCAGCTGGAGGAATGGCAGCACCCGTGTCCGTTTGATTACCACTACAGTGAGGACTGGAGAAATCGTTTCCTCGAGGGTGGATTAACCTATTCAAACGGGGAAGTACGGAAAGACGCAGACTTGGCCGCTCATCTGACCATCATCCATCACAGCGGGTGTGTGTTGTTCGGAAAGCCCATCGATGAAGTATTCCCTCCTGTTCCGAAGCGGGACTTTGTGGATTCGATTCTGAGCGACTATGAGGATTGTCTGGAAAATGTCGAGGTGGTACCGGTTTATAGTGTGTTGAACATCCTCCGGGTCTATTATTACTTGGAGGACGAACGCATCTACTCGAAGGATGAGGCCGGCCAGTGGGCCTTGAGTTCTCCTTTTTCAAAAACCGTGGTAAAAGTATTGAAGCGGAGGCGGGGGGATGCTGTTTCGATCTCAGAAGAAGAACTCTCTTCTTTCAAACGATATTATCAAGAGAAAATAGAGGCCTCCCTTCAGGAGAAGAATGTGAGGGTGAAGGGCTCTGTCAAAGTTGGTGATTGATCGTTGCTTGAGGGGGATCCACGATGAGCAGGGGGAAGACTGGAAGAGCAAACGATATCCTTAAAACCAATAGCTAACCGGAAAATCACCGTATACGTAAGCTTACGTGAATTCTTCCGTACACAGGAGCGATATCTTCCTGTCATCGATCAAAAACGGACTATCATCCTCCCTCTAATTCATGTATAGTAGGTAAGGCATATCTTAGGCTTTTTAAGCAGAAGATCAATTATTATTAGAGGTGAAACAGATGGACTACAATCAAATTACACAGAAAATTGAAGATATTGGCGGGAACTATATCACCATATCTTACTTGCAGGCCACCGAGGAAGATGACTCGCTATATGACGTTTTCGTGAATGTATGGCCCAATAAAAGTATGAAGAGAAAATTTGAAACGATCGTCGTTAAAACTGATATTCCAATGGAAAAGGCTGAAAACATTTCTAAACGCCTGCACACATCATTGGGACGTGTATATGGAGATGTTCATTACACAGGACTCGAAGCTTAATATCTTAGGAAAAAGCATGGATGGGATCCATGCTTTTATTTTTATGAAAATTTACTATAGAGACCTACCGGGGCCAAATAAAAAAAGAGAGAAAAGCGTCGATGGCCTTTCTCTCTCTAAAATTAAGAAATGGAGAAACTTTTTTCTTCCTGTACGCCTGCGTTTTCCGTGAACTCATCAAGCAGAGCGCGGACTTCATCGGTCGATTCCGTGTTCATCAGCTGGTTCCTGAGCTCGCCGGCTCCACGGAAACCGCGCACGTAAATCTTGAAGAAGCGGCGGAGCGGTTTGAAGAGACGCGGCTCAAGTTCTGCTGAGTACTTATCATGCAGGTCGAGCTGCAGACGCAGAAGATCGAGCAGTTCTTCACTACTATGCTCTTTCTTCTCTGTTTCGAAACAGAACGGGTTGTGGAAGACGCCACGTCCGATCATGACTCCGTCGACACCGTATTTCTCTACGAGTTCAAGACCCTTCTGTCGGTCAGGGATATCTCCGTTGATCGTCAGAAGGGTGTCTGGAGCTATTTCGTCACGCATTTTCTTAATTTCCGGAATCAGCTCCCAGTGCGCATCGACATTACTCAT
This window harbors:
- a CDS encoding PQQ-dependent sugar dehydrogenase, with the protein product MKKIIALLISTFFFIAGCSDNPDDNKQEESALPAEGLEVIADNLEVPWSIEKREDTFYLTERSGNIFKIEDGEVERQRVELEEEVSTASEAGLLGFVLAPDFSESNLAYAYYTYEDGEEQFNRIVTLRLEDRVWREEDLLLDQIPSGTYHHGGRLKIGPDEKLYATAGDASDPEIAQDLDSLGGKILRMNVDGSIPDDNPFEDSYVYSFGHRNPQGMTWLSDGTMYASEHGDNANDEINLIEAGQNYGWPVIEGSEEQDGMVSPLFTSGDKSIWAPSGMDNYEGELFVAALRGSAVLEFDLETGEYREVITGLGRIRDVQIKDNNLYFISNNTDGRGNPQDNDDKLYRISLSDLD
- a CDS encoding Ltp family lipoprotein is translated as MDAFLLILMSLALAGLIVFFVFAFVKGKDHRRGNFLKAGGCLYAFFVLAIILGSEDGALLTFLVILIGTALAGMVTFFILAFVKGKGYRLRNFLISGGCFFASLAFALIVGTMSEAGRGTEEAKANAPVEEQDAEAKVKQKEAEEREDRDQVEKEQEEREAKEKAQKEQEAKEAEELAKKEAEEKAKKEEEERKAKEEAERKAKKNSVTVSQEQAAAMAQQYLNFTAFSKSGLIDQLKFEGFSAEDATYGVENISVDWQEQAVIKAEEYLDFMAFSRQGLIDQLIFEGFSQEHAAYAASQVGL
- a CDS encoding ATP-binding protein, encoding MITLDNIAKVVSVLPNKVKVQVQDLDKFHEDSMEKVSIGSYLRVSDEKDCSLIAMVENFTIEENKDNPDEPKYIIEATPMGYLDVEGVFHRGNYSLTIPPTGVELAKRDEIKHIYDTGEEEARFSFAKLQQDEITTVPVDGNKFFNKHIAVVGSTGSGKSHTVAKILQEAISSKNSDYEGLNNSHIVIFDIHSEYKSAFPESNYVDVGNLFLPYWLMNGEELEEIFVETGDNNAYNQISLLRDIITKNKQYHNDDNENITFDTPVPFSMKEVVRCIVNLTNETVDNNDATKVTIIDDDGEDSHLDNDSEKYKHYFEKQMVFRPLKRGQVTRGTYNDSDRKLDKMIFRMNGKINDNRLNFLSLGDQVDNYDTPFVDVLEDIIGYSETNKSNISIIDISGVPFEVLNITVSLVSRLLFEYGYYFKKYYEEKTEGKEMHDEDYLPLMLVYEEAHKYVPKSSEAKYKSSRMSIERIAKEGRKYGVSAMIVSQRPSEISETIFSQCSNFVAMRLTNPEDQNYIKRLLPDSLESLTASISTLQSGQAILTGEAIIMPSLVKIDPCSPAPSSSDIKYLEEWKKPWIEAQLEIITKRWNNS
- a CDS encoding toxic anion resistance protein — its product is MSKHSPYKDKEAEMNQQDLREAMTLIEQEDIDRLNEEAEAYAGKFDSSRDDSLSDVMRELGDLGEKEQRVAGETMETLKRPVNDLMTKGNNDIPDSLRELETIVSDLDPKRTEGNGVQKFFYKLSKKQPIDRYMKKYETVDSKIDMVVRSLLAGKDRLEEDSVELQLIKENAQKRIYDLDKQIYLGKKLFELLKEKEATGEYDLALLTEGKEKIITRTRNMTQMKSVLHQSISSVDIIKKNNEKLKESIRNAVTLTKNIITVSASIQLALNNQRKVIDTVNGVNKATEEMLLSNSMNLKENAEETTEMMENPAISMEALQESFDNVFDALKTTEQSSERIIASSEQFIEEMDALNENVRQRLSQTSSYRERALRD
- a CDS encoding DUF4260 domain-containing protein, coding for MTRVLLHLEGAFVFLASLYFYQQNDFSWLAFVFLLLIFDISMLGYLVNERVGAVVYNLSHSYVLPLLLIVAAIAASLDGLQMISLIWIAHNGMDRMFGYGLKYPTGFKDTHLQRI
- a CDS encoding aminoglycoside adenylyltransferase domain-containing protein, with protein sequence MVDAFLVRCTEKFYEIFGENITGVYLHGSLVLGGFVPAKSDVDLIVVTEKPMSRMDAVQLTDFLLEQSSSPYPIEISVLNRNQLEEWQHPCPFDYHYSEDWRNRFLEGGLTYSNGEVRKDADLAAHLTIIHHSGCVLFGKPIDEVFPPVPKRDFVDSILSDYEDCLENVEVVPVYSVLNILRVYYYLEDERIYSKDEAGQWALSSPFSKTVVKVLKRRRGDAVSISEEELSSFKRYYQEKIEASLQEKNVRVKGSVKVGD